Genomic DNA from Thermus amyloliquefaciens:
CGGCCCAGCATGTCGGGGATCTCCCCGCCTTCCCCGTTGATGCAGAGCATGTTGAGCCGCTTGGCCGCCTCCACGTAGGCCCGGAAGGAGGCCTCCCCCTGGGAGCCGAAGCTCATGGCGCTGATGATGAAGGGCAGGGAGTGGCCCCCCACGGAGAGGTCCACCTCCTCCGGGGAAACCTCGCTCCGCTCGGGGAAGCGCACCTCCAAAAGCTGCCTGGCGGCCACCGGGCTTTCCCGCTCCAGGGAGCGGACCTTCTCCTGGAAGTGGCTGTAGGGGGCCTGGCCCGAGGCCACCTCCTGGGCCGCCTTGTAGATCCTGGGGTTGAAGCGGAAGTCCTTGGCGGGAAGGACCTTTTCCGCCCGGAAGAAGCCCTCCCGCTCCAGGAGGGTCCGTTCCAGCTCCAAAAAGCCATACCCCCCGGTCTCCGAGCCCAGGAAGTTGCGGGTGCCAAAGTACTCGGCCAGCTCCGGCTTGAGGCCGATGGCGCTGAAGATCTTCCCGTAGCCCCTAAGCTCGTGGATGCCCATGGTGGAGATGACCTTCTCCAGGCCCTTGCGCAGGGCCTCGAGGGCGTTGGCCACCCCCTTCCGCCCCTCCAGGGCCCGGGCCTTCGCCTCAAGAAGCCAAGGGGCCACCGCCTCCGCCCCCAGGCCCAACAGGAAGGCCACGTCGTGCAGGTTCCTGACCCCGCCCGAATGGACCAGGAGGGAGGTGCGCCGCCTCAAGGCCACCCCCTCGGCGTCCCGCTTCAGGAGGGCCCGGTTCACCGCGGCCACCGCCAGGCCGATGTCAATCCAGACCCCTCCTTGGAAGGCCTCCCGGTCGGAGAGGATGAGGACCTCCGCCCCCTCCTCCACCGCCCGCACCGCCTCCTCCTCCAGCCGCCTAAGCCCCAGGAGAAGCCCCTCCTCCACGGTGAACTGGGGCACCAGGGTGGCGGTCTTGAACCGGGCCTTCACCTCCCCTAGGGTGAGGGTGCCGAAGCTTTCCGCCAGGCCTTCGTCCTCCTCCAAGACGAGGGGGAGGAGAAGCTCCTCCACCCTGCCCCCACCCCGGCCGTCGGGCAAGGGGCGGCGGCCCAAGAGGGTGCGGGTGGAGAAGTGCTCGATCTCCCTTTCGCGGTCGATGGCCGGGTTGGTCACCACCGCCACGGTCTCCTTGAAGAACTCGGAGAGGTTGGGCTTCTCCGGGTTCAAGGCGGCCAGGGGGCCGTCGTAGCCCAGGGAGCCGATGGGCTCGTTGCCGGTTTTGGCCAGGGCCTCGAGGTAGGCCGCATCCCAGCGGTCCCAGCCGTAGGCCCGCTCCAGGCCCAGGGGGGGCGGGGCGGGCTTCTCCTCCACCTCCACCCCGCTTCCCCCGGCCACGGGGGGCGGGGCCTGGCGGATGGGGCCCGCGAGGTGCACCCGGTACCCCGCCACCGGGGTGCGGGCGGCCATGCGCTCCAACACCAGGCGCTGGTACCGGTCGAAGGGATAGACCTTGGGCCCCTCCGGGGTGAGGCGCAGGTAAACCTTCTCCCCCGGGGCCAGGGGTTTGGGCTCGGTGACAAACTCCTCCGCGCTGAAGACCCCCCGCTCGGAGGAAAAGACCACCTCATAGGGGGTCTCCAACTGCCAAAGGGGCCTCAAGCCCATGGCGTCCGTGGCGAAGACCGCCTCGTCCCGGTGGCGGCTCACGATGGCCGCGGGGCCCTGGGCCAAGGGCCCAAAGCGCTGCCTTAGGGCCAGGTAGAGGTCCTGAAGCTCGGGGGCCAGGCCCTTCACCTCCCCCAGCACCGGGGGGAAGACCAGGTCCATGGCCTCGGGCAAGGAGAGGCCGTAGCGGTAGATGAGCCCCTCCAGCATGCGGTTCAGGTCCTGGGAGTCCGAGCCCCCGGTGCGGGGGATGCCCAGGAAGTCCAGCTCCCGCCTCAGGCGCTCTATGGTGTTGATCTCCCCGTTGTGGCCGATCAGCCCGAAGGGTTGAACCTGTTCAAAGGTGGAGAGGGTGTTGGTGGAGTAGCGGTTGTGGCCGAGGGCGATGGTGCTCTTGAACTCGGGGCGGGAAAGCTCGGGGTAGTAGCGCTTCAGGAGCTCCGCCGCCCCCCGCACCTTGTAGACCACGCTGTAGGTGGAAAGGGAGACCACGTGCACGGGGAACTGGGCCTCGAGCCTCAGGCCCAGCTCCCACAAGGGACCGTCCCCATCGGGGCTAAGCCCCGCCACCTGCAGGAAGATGGGCTCGGTGCGCCGGCCCACCGGGCCCAGCACCTCGCTCACCACCTCCCCGCGGCGGAAGTGGACGGGCCGCACCCCCAAGCCCTGGCCCTCCTTCTTCAGCAGGGCGTAGAACTCCTCCAGGCGTCCCTCCTCCCCCTTGGGCAGGAAGAAATGCCCCACAAAAAAGCGGGGGTTGAAGGCCAGCTCCGGGTCCAGCCCCGCCTCCTCCAGGAAGCGGGCCCATAGCTCCCGGGGGATGTCCGTCTGGATGCCCGTCCCATCCCCTTCGCCCCGGATGGCCCCCGCCCGGTGGGCCATGCGGTATAGGCTCTCCAGGGTCCTCCGCACGATCCGATGGGAGGGCTTGCCGCTTTTTTCCGCCATGGCGATGATGCCGCAGGCGTCCTGGCCTAGGGGGATATCCGGGTAGGCTTCCTTCCAGGTCATCTTAGGGCTCCTTCTTTCGCTTGGGGTTTGGTGTAGGCAAAGGTATGCGCGTCGTTCTTGGGATTATACACCCCCCGGGGGATAGGGTCAAGGCGGCCTTTCCCGACCCCCGCCGAGGGACCATCCCCCTCGGGCTGGCCAAAGCGTTAGTATGGGGGCAAATGCGGGTAGCCCTTTTCATCACCTGCCTGGCCGACCAGTTCTATGCGGAAGCGGGGGTGGCCACGGTACGCCTCCTGAGGGCCCTGGGGGTGGAGGTGGACTTTCCCCAGGAGCAGACCTGCTGCGGCCAGCCCGCCTTCAACGCCGGCCACTGGAACGAGGCCCGGTCCCTGGCCCTGCGGACCCTAGGCGTCTTCCAGGAGGCCGAGTACGTGGTCCTGCCCTCGGGAAGCTGCGCCAGCATGGTGAAAAACCACTATCTGGAGCTCCTTCCCGGGAACAAAGAGGCCCTGGAGCTTGCGGAAAGGACCTACGAGCTCTCCCAGTTCCTGGTGCGGGTGTTGGGGGTGTCCGAGTTGGGAAAGGGGCTTTCGGGGAAAAAAATCGCGTATCACCACGGCTGCCACGCCTTAAGGGAGCTTGGGGTCCGGGAGGAGCCCCTTTTGCTCCTGAAAAACAGCGGGGCGGAGGTCCTTCCCTGGGAGGCGGCGGAGGAGTGTTGCGGTTTCGGGGGTCTTTTCTCGGTGAAGCTTCCCGAGGTTTCCCTGGCCATGGCCGACCGCAAGCTGGCCACCCTGCCCCAGGCGGAGGTCCTCACCTCCACCGACGCCGGCTGCCTCCTCCACCTTTCCGGGCGCATGGGCAAACAGGGAAAGGGCATGCGGGTGGTCCCCCTGGCCACCCTCTTATGGGAGGCGTATGCGGGTTAAGGCCAAGCTCTACCC
This window encodes:
- a CDS encoding (Fe-S)-binding protein; its protein translation is MRVALFITCLADQFYAEAGVATVRLLRALGVEVDFPQEQTCCGQPAFNAGHWNEARSLALRTLGVFQEAEYVVLPSGSCASMVKNHYLELLPGNKEALELAERTYELSQFLVRVLGVSELGKGLSGKKIAYHHGCHALRELGVREEPLLLLKNSGAEVLPWEAAEECCGFGGLFSVKLPEVSLAMADRKLATLPQAEVLTSTDAGCLLHLSGRMGKQGKGMRVVPLATLLWEAYAG
- a CDS encoding glutamate synthase-related protein, whose product is MTWKEAYPDIPLGQDACGIIAMAEKSGKPSHRIVRRTLESLYRMAHRAGAIRGEGDGTGIQTDIPRELWARFLEEAGLDPELAFNPRFFVGHFFLPKGEEGRLEEFYALLKKEGQGLGVRPVHFRRGEVVSEVLGPVGRRTEPIFLQVAGLSPDGDGPLWELGLRLEAQFPVHVVSLSTYSVVYKVRGAAELLKRYYPELSRPEFKSTIALGHNRYSTNTLSTFEQVQPFGLIGHNGEINTIERLRRELDFLGIPRTGGSDSQDLNRMLEGLIYRYGLSLPEAMDLVFPPVLGEVKGLAPELQDLYLALRQRFGPLAQGPAAIVSRHRDEAVFATDAMGLRPLWQLETPYEVVFSSERGVFSAEEFVTEPKPLAPGEKVYLRLTPEGPKVYPFDRYQRLVLERMAARTPVAGYRVHLAGPIRQAPPPVAGGSGVEVEEKPAPPPLGLERAYGWDRWDAAYLEALAKTGNEPIGSLGYDGPLAALNPEKPNLSEFFKETVAVVTNPAIDREREIEHFSTRTLLGRRPLPDGRGGGRVEELLLPLVLEEDEGLAESFGTLTLGEVKARFKTATLVPQFTVEEGLLLGLRRLEEEAVRAVEEGAEVLILSDREAFQGGVWIDIGLAVAAVNRALLKRDAEGVALRRRTSLLVHSGGVRNLHDVAFLLGLGAEAVAPWLLEAKARALEGRKGVANALEALRKGLEKVISTMGIHELRGYGKIFSAIGLKPELAEYFGTRNFLGSETGGYGFLELERTLLEREGFFRAEKVLPAKDFRFNPRIYKAAQEVASGQAPYSHFQEKVRSLERESPVAARQLLEVRFPERSEVSPEEVDLSVGGHSLPFIISAMSFGSQGEASFRAYVEAAKRLNMLCINGEGGEIPDMLGRYTHWRGQQVASGRFGVHAYMLNSASVIEIKIGQGAKPGEGGHLPGKKVSPKVAAARNAVPGVDLISPSNNHDLYSIEDLAQLIEELKTVNPKALVSVKVPVIPGIGTIAVGIAKAGADVITLSGFEGGTGAARLHALKYAGLPVELGVRRAHRALVRAGLRDRVEIWADGGLKTAYDVLRMVLLGADRVGMATMAMVAIGCTICRGCQLDTCHVGITTQIETVEEALAHGLKRFVPQDVDRAVEALTRFFEAKGEALRELVAALGARSLRELRGRVDLLFQRDHLEELDLSYFLLPVEEPEWLKDTSAHVLRKPLNQLTRTITEVVMAAYGEGSRRLVFQEGPVNSTDRALGAHLAGEIARRRLYGKGFDAEVELRFDAGSVAGNGLAAFNLEGMKVVVEGGAQDGVAKSAFGGTVAVLKGRNPYGAYVDGSVGKSFAYGAIGGLLIVEGVADSRFCIRLSGADVVLGGEPERPLRDDLGNLAARAQAKGFAFEYMTRGRALVLGDPGPWICSGMTGGRVYLRHWPEMGLTEEAMKRRLAKGAKVAVKPLDLRGVEDVQELLSAYIRILREAKREEKAARLEKLLLDPAQHFRMVEPVSQQVEQGVSTE